The sequence AGTTTCTTCTCTATTTAGCAGAAAGGCAAAAAGCAAGGAGAAAAATATAGTAGTAGGATAAGCCAAGATGAAGGCGTAAAAGGTGTTTAAAACGGCTTTCCAAAAAAGATCATCATGAAGGACATCAATAAAGTTTTGAAACCATACGATTTGGGTTCTACTCCAATCCATAAAGGAGTAGGCATTGAAATCTGTTATGCTTAGAAAAAGGGAAGTAATTACAGGAAGAACTGTAAAAACTAGAAGAAGAAGTAAAGATGGTCCAATAAATAAAATTATCTCTTTAAAGGTATTTTTCATGTACACCTCCTCCTAAATAAAAAAAGCCCAGTGGATAACCACTGGGCTTTAATACCTACTTCTTCAAAACTTTTCTTAGGTCTTCATATAAAAGTTCTACAGCCTCTTTTACATCTCTTTTTCCAAGACATGCTTCCTCTACTCTTCTTCCTAAGGCTGATTCAATTTTATCCCACTCTGGCACGATTGGTGTTGATTTTGCATCCTTTAACTGTTCTCCAAACACTCTTGTAAAGGGATCATTGGCAAGCTCAGGACTATTCCAAGTTTCTTTTACTGCAGGAAGATTCCTTAAAACCCTATACCACTCCAACTGATTTTCAGGTTTTGACATAAACTCTATAAATTTCCATGCAGAATCCTTCTCTTTTGATGTGGTAAATATTACCCAGTTTGATCCTCCTACAAAGGATGTTCTCGTCTTTTTCTTTGGCATTACAGCAACTGCCCATTTTCCTGTAATCTTAGGAACCTGCTCCTTTATCATGGAGACCATCCAAGGTCCAGAAAAGAACATGGGAAGAAGCCCGGATTCAAAATCTACGAATACATTGGCTCCACCTTTTGCCACAAGATTTTCTCTATAAAATCTTGCATAGAAATCAAGAGCTTCAACAAACTCAGGGTTCTTTACAAGAATGTTTTTATTCTTATCTATAACATCCCCACCATTCTGCCAAACAAAAGGCATAAAGTTGGCAGCTTCTGTAGGACTTAAGCCCAAGCCACAATTTCCAAGACCATACTTTTGGGCAAGCTTCTTAATTGCGTCATAAAGCTCATCCCATGTATCTGGAGCCTTTTCGTATCCTACCTCCTTAAGCATATCCGTTCTATAGTATAAAACTCTCACATCTACATACCATGGTACTCCATAAACCTTTCCGCCATAAACAACTGTTTCCCAAGAGCCTGAAAAGAATTTATCAGGTTTTACTACATTAGATTTTGATATATATTTACCAAGGTCCTCAAAAGCTCCCATAGCAGCAAAAGGTGCCATCCAAGTGGTTCCCATCATAGCCATATCTGGGAGCTGTCTACCTGCAATACCTGTTAAAATCTTACTGAAAGCTGCAGTCCAAGGAAGTGCTTGAACCTCTACCTTTATTCCTGTCTCTTTTGTAAATTTATCCGTCATTACACTTAGATTCTTCGCCTCTTCTCCCATTGCCCAAATTCTTATGGTTTTAGTTTGGGAAAAGGAAAGAGAAGAAAGAAGCATTAGAACCAGAAGAATTATAGCTATTTTCCTCATCTTTTTACACCTCCCTAATTTTGGGGCAGGATTAACCTGCCCCTATTTTTTATTTCAATTCCAATGTGCCCCAAAGTTCTGGATGAGCCCATATATCTCCAAGAGGTATCCAAGAAAGCATGTTCTCTCTTACATAGGCTCCAATAGCTGCATCTTTCTTATTGGAGTTATGAATGGTATAGCAGAAGCCAAGCTTCAAACCTTCCTGAGGTGTTACACCTAAGTATTCAAAGGGTATTGCAACTTCTATGTCATAACCATAATCTGTCCTCTTGGAAGCTACTTTAACTTCTGGTGCTACATCCTTAATATTTCCAGGTTTTGCATCCTCATGTCTTACCGCTTGAACATTGCCTGCAGTATCAAAAGGTAGAACTGCAAGTTTGAAGACTCCTGCATTAGAGCCTGCTATTTGAGGATTGAGATAAAACTCTATAGAGTCTGTTCTGTAGAAGGCTCCAATGTCATTAGGTGCAATATTAATAACTACATACTCGTCATATACCTTGGCAAATAGATACAGATATTTATCATCCCACATAGCATAGAACTTGCTATGGAGTATCTGAGATTTCTTATCTACTTTAGTAAATCCTGGGACATTCATATCTTCGGTTACTTCATTCTCTTGTGCCTTGTTCCATGTCTCCTCAAATAGACCATCAATAACAGGAGGAGTATCAGTTTTTATCGCTACTGCAACCTTTTGTAATGCCTCTAAAGCTTTCTTCTCATACTGTTGTTTATACCATGGAGTAACAGCATAATCCGCCCTCTTATAAGTAAATCCTATTTTTCTCATAGCCTTTTGTACATACTTGTTCTTCATAAAGTACTTCCAAACCATTCCTGTTCTGTAATTTTCTATCATTAGAATGATTGTTCCTTGATCAATTCCTACATATTCCTTAGAGAACCAATTTTCATCTACATTAAAGCCACTTACAAATCCGTATTTGCCCCAGATTAGTGGACCATACTTACTTAGCATCCCTCTTATTGCCTTCATAGCAAGATCTGGTACAAAGGGGAGAGAGCCTATTGATGCGTATGGTGCTATCGTGCCGTCATGGTTTCCTTCAGAAGCTCCATAGGCTCTGTATCCTCCAGGTCCATCACAGGCGGAAAGTCCCCATATATCCTCATCGTAGGTTTTGTATTCACCTTTTCTCAAGAAGGTAAACATCCAGTTGTATCTTGCTGCAGCTGCTGCATTATTGAAATAGTTTGCATATTTATCCTCTTTATTCCTAAAGTCTATCCAAATATTAGGATATTGGTATACGAAAAGTACCTCGTTAGGATAGGAAATATAAGTATCATTTATAGGTCTTGTAATCTCATCCCAAGAGGATGCAGGGATTGGATATGTAGGAGATCCTATAGCAAGAATGTAGGCAAGAAGACCCTCATCAAAGGTATCTCCCCATCTTCCTCCGAGGAATCCACCTTCTGGCTTCCAACCCATAGAAAGTTTCTTTCCACCAGCAAGCATCCATTGCCAATTGACTTCTCTATAAATCTTATCCGCAAGTTTTTCTATTTCTGTCCCTTTGAAGTACTCTCCTACAAATATTACTCCTGCAAGAAGAAGGGCTGTGTCTATAGAGGAAAGCTCACAGTTCCAAACTCTCTTCCCTGTTTTCATATCTACAAAGTGATAGAAGAAACCATTATATCCTTCCACTTTTCCTTCTGCGAAGCTCTTTAAAGTAGTTAAAACCCTATTGTATCCCTCTGTCTTTGTGATCCAACCTCTTTCAATAGCAATAGGGATAGCTGTTAGTCCAAAACCTACAGCTGCAATACTTGAAGGAGAATCTGCAGTGCTCCTATCTTTGATAAGCCCGTTTTCTGGATTTGCTTCCTCCCAGAAGTATCTAAAGGTCTTTTTCTGTATTTCGTCTAAGAGGGCATTATCACTTAGATCAAGTAGTCTTGCTACCTCTGCCTTTATAGCTGGATCTGCCTTCTGAAGTAGATCCTCGAGAGTAAGCTTCTTTTTCTCAAGCTTCATGTAAAGTCCATCAATATAGAAGGGCTCTGTAAGAGGTATTTTGTTCCTGTTTTCATCATAAGCTGCAAAGGCAAGATAAACCATGTATTTTCCGCCTGGTTCTGGTCTTGTCATCTCTCCTGCAAGCTCAAAGGTTATAGCATTCCATCCATCAGTAGGCTTTGTTTGAGAGAATACTCCTCCTACCCATCTCCATTCTTTGGTTACATCCGCCATTCCAAGGAAGAACATCTCTGGCTTATGCTTCATATCTGGAGGAATATATACATTCATAATAATCTTGTTGCCTTTATTCCATGTCTCAATCTTATCCTGTGGTATAGGCATTGCCACTTTTGTTTCAACACTATTCCCACTTGGAATTACCTTCATAGAAGCTTTACCTTCAATTACATATTCAGTGTTTAATTCAAAGGTGGCGCCTGTGTTGTCATTACCAAAGGTCTTTATCTCATCCTCTGTATCCATGCTCCAAATATAGGCGTATTCTCCAACAAAGTTTACATAAAGCCCATCAATATAGAAGGGTTCTGTAAGAGGTATTTTATTCCTATTCTGATCAAAGCCTGCAAAGGCAAGATAAACCTTGTATTTTTCATTTTCCTTAAGAGATTTCATGTTAGGTGTTAGTACAAATTCTATATCATTCCATCCATCAGTAGGCTTTGTTTGGGAAAATACTCCATCCACCCATTGCCAATCCGATGTTACATCCGCCATTCCCATAAAGAACATCTCTGGTTTTGTTTTCATCTCTGGTGGAATATAAACCTTCATAACTACTTTATCCGCCTGATTCCATGCATCAATCATATTTTTGGGAATAGGAAGAGCCACTTTTGTTTCTAAACTCTTTCCATTAGGGATTACCTTCATTGAATTAGTACCATTTGCCACATAGATATCACTTAGCTCAAAAACTGCACCAGTGTTGTCATTATCAAAGGTCTTAATTTCTGCTAAGGAATCCATGCTCCATATGTAGGTCTCCTGAGGTTCATCAGGATTTTCAATAATTATCCTATCTACATAGAAGGGATCTTTTATTGGAACTTTCTTTCCATCCTTTTCGT is a genomic window of Dictyoglomus sp. NZ13-RE01 containing:
- a CDS encoding ABC transporter substrate-binding protein — its product is MRKIAIILLVLMLLSSLSFSQTKTIRIWAMGEEAKNLSVMTDKFTKETGIKVEVQALPWTAAFSKILTGIAGRQLPDMAMMGTTWMAPFAAMGAFEDLGKYISKSNVVKPDKFFSGSWETVVYGGKVYGVPWYVDVRVLYYRTDMLKEVGYEKAPDTWDELYDAIKKLAQKYGLGNCGLGLSPTEAANFMPFVWQNGGDVIDKNKNILVKNPEFVEALDFYARFYRENLVAKGGANVFVDFESGLLPMFFSGPWMVSMIKEQVPKITGKWAVAVMPKKKTRTSFVGGSNWVIFTTSKEKDSAWKFIEFMSKPENQLEWYRVLRNLPAVKETWNSPELANDPFTRVFGEQLKDAKSTPIVPEWDKIESALGRRVEEACLGKRDVKEAVELLYEDLRKVLKK